CTGTTCAGTCCGCAGTCGGCCCGGGACCGCAACAACGCCCTGCTCGACCCCGAGACCGGCACCAATAGCGAGTTGGGCGTCAAAGGCGAATTCTTCGACAAGCGTCTCAATGCATCGGCTGCCGTGTTCCGCACGCTCAAGAAAAACCTGGCGGTACTGGACCCGACCGTGCCGCCCGGCTTCAAGCTCCCCAACGGTAACAGCGCCTATGTCGCCAATGGCGACGGCATCACTGCCCGGGGCATCGAATTCGAGGTGGCGGGCCAGGTCAACCGGTCCTGGAACGTCAGCGCCGGTTACACCTTCCTGCGCGTCAAGGATGTCGATGGCGAGCGGGCCGAGCCCAACCAGCCGCGCCACCTGCTGCGCCTGTCCACGGCCTACCGGCTCGACGATGTATTGAAAGGGTTGAAGGTGGGCGGCGGCGTGACCGCGCAAAGCGGCACCTACGGCGTGACCTGGTACGGCCAGCCGGGCACCGGCGACCGCAATGCACGCATCAGCCAGGGCGGCTATGCGCTCATCAACGCCATGGCGTCGTACGAGATCAACCGCCAGCTGGGCGTGCAGCTGAACGTTTCCAACCTGGCGGACCGCAAGTACTACCGCAACGTGGGCTTTTACGACAGCGTGTTCTGGGGCGAACCGCGCAATGTACGGCTCGCGCTCACCGCGAGGTTCTGAAACTGCCTGTGGATATCCCTGTGGGCAAGCCTGTCAACAAGCTGGTGAGAACCACCGGGATAACTGCATGGATAAGGCGGTGCATAACCACTGGAAAAGCCTGGTAAAACCTCTGTATAAACGGTGTGAAAGCTGTGGATTACAGCGCCACCCGGGTCTCGAACTTGCTGCGGAACGTGGAGAAATACGCCTTCACGTTGCGCACATTGGCGTGCGCGGCAAACAGGCGGTGCGCCAGCGCGTGGTACGCCGGCATGTCGCCGACCTGCACGATCAGCACAAAATCCGGACCCGGCGCCACCCGGTAGCATTGCAGCACCGCCGGCTCGGTTGCCACCAGCGCCTCGAACTCGGCCATGCGCTCGGCCGCCTGCACATCGAGCGAGATTTCCACGATCACCGTCAGGCTGGGGCCGATCTTTGAAGGATCGACCAGTGCCACCCGGCGCGTGATGACGCCGGTATCGGTCAGATGCTTGACGCGCCGCAAACAGGTGGGAGGAGAGACGTGAACCGCCTGCGCCAGCTCACTATTGGTTTGCCCCGCATCAAGCTGCAAGGCAGTCAGAATGCGGCGATCGATGTCATCCATAAAATTATTGGCACTAAAATGAAATAATATTTCATGCTATCACAGTGATGAAACAATATTTCATGGATGTCGATAATTAGAAAGCATATTTCACCCGCTCTCCTCTAGGATGAACTCCTCAATTCATTGAAGAGGTTTCCCATGTGCGGCATCGTCGGCGCGGTAGCGCAACGTAACATCACCCCGATCCTGATCGAAGGCTTGAAGCGCCTCGAGTACCGTGGCTACGACTCGTGCGGCGTGGCGCTGCACGTGGACGGCCAGTTGCAGCGCTCGCGCAGCACGTCGCGCGTGGCCGACCTGGAACAGCAGATCGAGCATACCCACCTGCACGGCTTCACCGGTATCGCCCACACGCGCTGGGCCACCCACGGCGCGCCGGCCACCCACAATGCCCACCCGCACTTCTCGCCGTCGGCCGACGTGGCGCGCATTGCGCTGGTCCACAACGGCATCATCGAAAACCACGACGAACTGCGCGCCGAACTGACCGCGCTCGGCTACGTGTTCCAGAGCCAGACCGACACCGAAGTCATCGCCCACCTGGTGGACCACCTGTACAACGGCGACCTGTTCGAGACCGTGCAGCAAGCGGTGAAACGCCTGACCGGCGCGTACGCCATTGCCGTGTTCGCCCGTGAAGAACCGCACCGCGTGGTCGCTGCGCGCCAGGGCTCGCCGCTGATCGTCGGCCTGGGACAAGGTGAAAACTTTGTTGCGTCCGACGCCATGGCGCTGGCCGGCACCACCGACCAGATCATCTACCTTGAAGAGGGCGACGTGGTGGACTTGCAGCTGGGCCGCACCTGGATCGTCGATGTCAACGGCAAGCCGGTCCAGCGCGACGTCAAAACCGTGCACGCCCACACCGGCGCGGCCGACCTGGGACCGTATCGCCACTACATGCAGAAGGAAATCTTCGAGCAGCCGCGCGTCATCGGCGATACCCTGGAAGGCGTAATGGCCGTCATGCCCGAGCTGTTCGGCGACGGTGCCCATGCCGTCTTCAAGCAGATCGACCGCGTGCTGATCCTGGCCTGCGGCACCAGCTACTACTCGGGCCTGACCGCCAAGTACTGGATCGAGTCGGTGGCGAAAATCCCCGTCAACGTCGAGATCGCCAGCGAATACCGCTACCGCGACAGTGTGCCGCATCCGAACACGCTGGTCGTGACCATCTCGCAAAGCGGCGAAACCGCCGACACCCTGGCCGCGCTCAAGCACGCGCGCAGCCTGGGCATGGAACACACGCTCACCATCTGCAACGTGGCCACCAGTGCCATGGTGCGCGAATGCAAACTGGCCTACATCACGCGCGCCGGCGTGGAAGTGGGCGTGGCCTCCACCAAGGCGTTTACCACCCAGCTGGCCGGCCTGTTCCTGCTCACGCTGACGCTGGCGCAAGTCAACGGCCGCCTCTCCGACGAGCAGGAAGCGCAGCACCTGAAAGCCATGCGCCACCTGCCGGTAGCGATCGCCTCGGTGCTGGCATTGGAACCGCTGATCATGGCCTGGGCCGAAGACTTCGCCCGCAAGGAAAACGCCCTATTCCTCGGGCGCGGCATGCACTATCCGATCGCGCTGGAGGGCGCGCTGAAACTGAAAGAGATTTCGTACATCCACGCCGAAGCGTATCCGGCCGGCGAACTGAAACACGGCCCGCTGGCGCTGGTCACCGAGGAAATGCCGGTGGTCACCGTGGCGCCGAACGACGCGCTGATCGAAAAACTGAAATCGAATATGCAGGAAGTGCGCGCCCGCGGCGGCCAGCTGTACGTCTTCGCCGACGTCGATTCGCGCATCACGCCCGGCGAAGGCGTTCACGTTATCCGTTTGCCCGAGCACTACGGTTTGCTGTCTCCGATCCTGCACGTGGTGTCGCTGCAATTGCTGGCGTATCACACGGCGCTGGCGCGGGGGACGGATGTGGACAAGCCGAGGAATCTGGCGAAGTCGGTGACGGTGGAGTAAGCGTGCCGGAGTGGTTTGCGGCAGCTGTCAGAGGCAAATAGATAGGTTAGAAGTCCCTCGAATCATTAGGTTAGAAGTGGGGGGTAGATTTTCCAAAGGAGCCTTATGGAATATGGCTTCTAACCTAAATTTGATGGTCGCAATTTTCGATTAAAAGTATGGCGTAATTTACCCACTCAATTTTTCGAATTCGCGAGGGTGAGCATGCTTCTCTACATCTGACTTTCTTGCATCCGCATGCCTCCCGAACCAGCCTGGGACACGGCAAACAGGTCCACTGGTTGAGAGCGAGGAATGTCCGGAACCCGTTCGTAGATTCCAGTAATCTCCCACCGTGGGCCTATTAGCTGAAGAGTGACGAAGTAATATCCGGTGGTGAATTGGGGACGGTTCGTGATTTCGACGGTCCAGTTGTTGTTTCGCTCCCAAGTGGAAGACTCGCCGGCGACTGCGGCAAGTGCTGATGTGCCTAGACGACGGCCGTAACCGCGGATGAGATAGCGTGAAAATGCGCAAGTGCGCCATAACTTGGTCCTTTACTTCGCTGCGGCTATTTCAGCGAGGCGCTGGAAAACACCTGCCTGGTTTAGTGCATATTGTGGCGAATCGACGTAGCGAACCCTGTTGCGTGCTGGGTCTCTCCATTCCTTCATTGAGTCGGCCGATTTGCTGCCGGCGACGTAAGCTTTGGTGATGGTCGTCGGGATAAACACCGAGCCAAACTCGCTGTTGCAGGGGCTGTAGCTTTGAGACTTTGGAATGGTAGCGCCGCAGTCCGTTACCACTGTGGCTTCGTTGTAGTTGCCGCTATCGATAAAGGTGCGGAAGGGGGACTCAGTGAAGTCCGGAGCGAACGCGGTCAGGTCTGCGCTGAACGCAATGCGCTCCTGTCGCGGGTTCGTGATTGCCTGGCGGCTCGCCGATATGCTGACCAAAGTGTAGCGACCGATGGTGCCCCACGACGTGGTGTATGAAGACTTCGCCAGAGATGGCGTTTAGGAAGGCCGCGAGAAGGTGGTCATTGTGATTCTTGAGGTAATGTTGGGTTTACGAAGACCTTAACAAAACCACTTTGAGGAACCACAATGACCGACACCACTATCGCATTATCTGAGCTTGCCGAAAAGGGGGCAGATGCAGATTTCATCCGCCAGACGCTGCAGCACGCTCTGCAGCGACTCATGGAAATGGACGTCGAGGCGCTTTGCCAGGCAGCTTACGGCGAGCGCAGCGACGAACGTATCAACAGCCGCAACGGTTATCGGGACCGCGGCTACGAAACCCGGGCCGGCAAAGTCGACTTAAAGATTCCAAAGCTCCGTACAGGCAGCTATTTCCCCGGATTTCTCGAGCCGCGCAGGACGGCCGAGAAGGCTCTCACGGCAGTGATCCAGGAAGCCTATATTCAGGGAATCTCGACCCGCTCGGTCGATGACCTGGTCAAAGCCATGGGCATGACCGGGGTCTCGAAAAGTCAGGTATCACGGCTATGCGAGGAGATCGATGAGCGCGTGCAGACCTTCTTGAATCGACCGATCGAAGGCGATTGGCCTTATCTCTGGATCGACGCCACCTATGTGAAATCACGCCAGGCCGGCCGTGTGGTCTCGGTGGCCGTGATAATCGCTGTAGCAGTCAATACCGATGGCGTGCGCGAAATTCTCGGAGTAGCGACCGGCCCTTCGGAAGCGGAGCCGTTCTGGACCGACTTCCTGCGCGGTCTGACCCGCCGTGGTCTGCGTGGGGTGAAACTGGTGATCTCCGATGCGCATGAAGGCCTCAAAGCGGCAGCGAGCAAAGTGCTCAAAACGAGCTGGCAGCGCTGCCGGGTCCATTTCATCCGTAACGCGCTGGCCCATGCCGGTAAAGGTCAGCGGCAAGCCGTGCTCGCCATGATCAATACCATCTTCGTGCAGGACACTGCGGAGGCGGCCAGCGTGCAATGGCGCAGCGTCGCCGATCAGCTACGGCCAAAGTTCCCCAGGCTCGCTGCCATGATGGACGATGCTGAACATGAAGTGCTGACATTTATGACGTTCCCAAAAGCGCATCGGACGCAGATCCACAGTACCAATCCGCTTGAGCGGCTCAATGCCGAGGTCAAACGAAGGACCAACGTCATCGGCATTTTTCCCAACGATGGCGCCATCATCCGCCTAGTAGGCGCCATGATGCTCGAGCAAAACGACGAGTGGTCATTACAGCGCCGTTACATGCAGCTTGAAGGATTGCAGTCCTTGAGCGACAATCAGCCTGCACGGCTATCCGCTGTGATTAACTGATCGGGAACCCAGCCCCTCGAGAATTACTTCTCATACACCACTTCTGGGGACACCATCTAGCGACCATCAGCGGTTCCCTTCTCCAGCAGTACGAACTTCGCCGTCTGTCGTTGAGCTTTGTCCAATACGGGTTGGAGAACTTCACCGGCACGCCAGCTGGATTCAGAATGGTGGAGTTTGTCGCGCAGCCGCCAACCAAGGCAGCCAGGGTCAATGGCACAATCTTCGTCCACATTACAAATGCACTCCTAAAACAGGTCGGATAAAAACTGCTGCCGCACCGGCTATCAGTTGCATAATGGAAAGTTATTTGTATACTATAGTATAAAGACCGCTACGTGTTACTTCCGCATACTTTTTCGCTACACAGCGAAGGAGTGTCTTGGAACCAGCGAGAGCTTTCGGGCGTGCCCTGCGCAAACGCAGATTGGACGCTTCGATGTCGCAAGAAAAATTGGCACTGGACGCCGGGCTTGAACGCGTCTTTATCAGTTGGCTCGAAACCGGAAATAAGCAGCCGACATTTGGTACGATATTGAAGTTGGCGTCAGCTCTGGGTTGCTCCGCCTCAGATTTGGTGAGGGAGGCCGAGGCAGTTCTTCTCTTTCCTGACCAAGAAGCACCGGACTGACGCAGTCTCGAACCACTGCCTACTCGAGATTTACACCTAATCCCTCGTCTTGGACCTCAAGGTTCCTTCCCGCGTAGCTTTGAGTCTGCTCAGAATTCCTCAAGTCGCCGGAGGTGTCCCAGAACTCGAATCAGTAGTCGCGTGTTCGCCGCACCGCAACTTGACAAAACTTGACTGATGGTGTTTTTGTCCGTAGGATGGCGAGACTATGCTAAATCTGGAAAAAATCAAATCGGCAATGCAGCATCTTGGGCTGACCCAGATGGCTTTGGCCAAGGATTGTAGCGTTAGCAAAGAGGCGGTCTCGAACTGGCTCGCCGGTGAGTCAATTCCACGCCCAAACAAACTCAAGGCTCTGGCAGCCGCACTCCAACTCGAAATTGAGAACCTAATCGTTACTGATTCGGCGAGTGAGCCTGTTGTTGCCTATCGCATGCGTAGAAATCGCATGCCTACTGGTGCAGCGCTGGAAGCTGCGCAGGACCAAGCTCATCATTTAAAGCAGTTAGTTCCATTCATTCGTCGGGAGACGGTCTTCGCGCCGCCAGTATTAGAATCCCCCAGACTTGACGATGAGTACATTCGTGAAGCTGCCAGGCAGGTTCGCGCTAAGAATGGTATCGGCTTAACTGCACCGGTTTCACGGAATGAGCTCTTAAACTTACTCCACGATTTTGGCGCATTGCTCGTTCCCGTATTTTGGGGGAAAGAGCGCGATGGCCATGAAAATGCGTTGAGCGTATATCTTCCTGATTCGAAGACTTCTTGGGTCGTATTCAATCTCAATGCCAAAAATGATGACTTCAATTATTGGCTGGCACACGAGTTAGGACACTGCTATACACTGCATACTCTGCAAGGCGATGACGGCGAAGAATTTGCGGAAAGATTTGCTCAAGAATTGTTATTCCCGATTGAGGCCGCGGCAGAGGCCATGACTCTGATAAATTCGGCGCCGGTAAAACGAGACCAGGCGAATTGGTTCGCGGGTAAGTATGAAGTCTCCGTAATCACTGTCTTGAAACAGGTCGACCGAGTAGCCGAACAAGCTGGACTTCCGCCGACCGGAATTCAGACGAAATCGTTCTGGGCTTCCTGGAACACGACTCGACATTTAGTGCCTTCAGTAGCGCATGAGTTGTTCGGTCACGAAAACATAACCGTATCGGATTATGTGACCACGTGCGAGCAGAAATTCAGGACCCCCGTTTTTGAAGCAATTGCTAGTTGGCAGCAGCAGGAAGGCGGACGTTCTCCCGCCTTCATCGTGGGCGCTCTCAATATCGACTTGGGCCTTGCATTTGAACTGTCGCACCAGCTCTCCGCTGCCGCCGATTAGTCATATTCCTCGCCAAAATTACGTTTATAGTCCGCGCGCCAGGTCGCCGGGAGGCGTTCGCGTAAACGTATCCATGTATCAACTGTGTTCGTCCGCTGTTCTTTGGTGAGCATGGCCTCTTTTTCGAACATGGCAAGTACATCCATAGAACAAACCACGTCCATCGGGTAGTCTTCTGGGTCTTCCCTCAAATCCTTCACGATTAGCTGCAGCGCCCGCTCGTCCGTTGCGATGACTGCTCCCAGAACAACGGCAGTTGCTAGCAACGTTAAATCGGCGTTCGATAAACGTGAGATGATAGTTCTTCGCTGGAGGCAATTGTTTACAAATAAATCAACGTAAGGACGTAATTCCTTTTTCTTTTCCTCGATTTTGCGATTCTGCGCGGCATTCAACTTAAGGACACCTAATCGTAAATCGTCTGCTTTAGGTGCAATCGCGACCCACTGATAAGCAGCGAGCAGGCGAGGATTTGCAATGAACTCATCTATAAGACCTGACAGCGTGAACATCTGATGGTTTTGTACAACTATGCCCATCAAAGGCATTACTGGCGAGCAATAAAGTCTGAGAAAACAATTCGTATCGACGATTAATATTCGAGCCGGGGGCATGGAGAGGAAGTTTCAAAATATTCGCTCTAGTGTACATCAAATGAAGGATGCAACCGGGAAAACTGCGAAGTTATCCACATCCTCAAAGTAAAATATGGCACTATTGGGGCCAAATATGGCACTTTTGGGGCAGGCATGTCTTTACCAAGTTTTGACCAAGGCGATGTGACGAAGGAGACGTTAAGAAAGCGTCTCGGTGACCGAGTGCGCCTTGAGCGTCGGAGGAAGAAGTTAACTCAAAAAGACTTTGCGGACGCATGCGGCGTCGCTTTGCGAACGTACAAGCGGTTTGAGGCCGGCGAATGTGATTCGCTGGATGCGTTTTTGGCAATAGTTATTCACTTCGAGCGGCTAGTCGCCTTGGAGCTGCTTTTCCCACCAAAGGACCTTGTAGAGCTGAAGCCGCGCACCCCTGGCGCGGCACTCGAGCAATTCCGGAGGCGAGTTGAGCGGTAGGATACCTGACGAGAGCATTGAGTAGAAGTTTGCCCATTGTGCGAGACCTCCGCCAACCGACGGAACTTCGGGTGAGGAATTCAAAATCGCAATGCGTTCTGGTTGAACAGCCATGAGCCGCTCAGCAGACATGCAAGCTTGAGCAGTGCGTGCTGGGACAATAGAATTCACTAGCGAGTAAGGATTTTGGGCGCCATAAACTTGCAGTTGACATCGCCATGGTTGGATATGCTAATATCCTCCGAAGGCGTCTGGGCCTAACCTGCTCCCGGGTTAAAGCAGACTTGTAGCAAACGTAGGACTCACATTCCATTCATTTGGCCAGTGTGTAATCGGGAGACGCTGACCGCAAATGATTGGAATTCAAAATGGCTACAATCGCCCTGTCTTCGACATCTGTACGTGCGCTCAAAAACGCACTCCTCGACCGTTTCCCTTCTGTTAAGTCGGCACATCTCAGCGAAGCTATCGCTGCGACAGCAGGCTTCCGCACGCATGCAGCTCTGCTTTCTCATCTCCAACAATTTGTTGATGAACCTGTCGTAGTCTTAGAGGATAAGCCGTTTCTTCAGCGTTTGAAAGAGTTGGGCTATCCTGAAATTTTGAACTTCGAACTCAGCTCGGTTTGGAACGACGGGACCGGTGTACCAGAGGAAGTTCGCGAACTGATTGTACGACTCTTGAAGCTCGAAGAAAATCCGGAAGGTCGTTATCCCGAAATCTATTCGTTGCGGCGGCAATGCTCTAAATTGTTCGCTAAAGCTTTTGGCATCGGTCAGTTAGAACCGCTCGATAAGGACCGGCTTATGGTCAAGAGCTTTTCGCGGGGAGTCGACCATAAGGCCGCGCAACCAGGATGGGGCAAGCACATCAACACGCACAATCCGAGCCTCGATTTCCCTGGAACCGACCATCAAGTTCGCTTCTATGAACGCTTACCACTTTCCGGTGGCAGGTATGTCGAGTACAGCACTGCACTAGTTTCTATGCCATATACGCAGTCGTTCAAAATTCCAGAGTTGCCACGTGCCAAGGCACTAGCTGAAACGCTTGGCTGGCAGTACATGGAACTCGAACAGTGGAGCTGGTATGCGGCGAGCAAGACCACTCTCATATTGTACCGGCGCACGACTACACATCAAGAGATGTTGCAGATGTGGTCGACTTCGTTCAAACGCTGGCTCATCGAGAACAGGAGTCGCTTGAACAAAGGTGCCAGCCAAGACCGCAGGAACGTCATCGAAGACGCCATCGACTGCCAACACCTCCCGCTTGGCGTGGAAACGTGGGAGGAACTCCGTGAACAGTATTTCAAAGAGTTCGCTCCATCGATGTATTACTCCGAAGATTCGCCGACGGCACGCACGTTTAAAAAAATCTTCGAAAAATGGCTCAGTGAGCGAGGCACGGAAGCAGCCAAAATTCAGTAATCTCACATGCTGTGGAGGACGGCTTCGCTGCCGCCTCCCGGAGGATTGCTAATATCTGGATGAAGTGGATGTGAGTTGGATAAATCGGAGAAATGATGGGCCAAGAGAGAGATTTGTACAAACGTTGGAAGCGCGCGAAGCAGCATTTGAACGAGTTTTTTCAAGCGCCGGAACACGTTGTAGTGATTCATTACTCATGCGAGAGTTTTTATGACCGAGACAATCCTCGCTCTCCACGCGTGACATCAATCGCCATTCGGAATTTAGATAGCGGGCAGACCAAATCCTTCTCCATCCACCTTGTGGCCGAGCGCCGTAGGGTACTGGACAGCATCGATGAACACTACGATTCACTTGAGCTAGAAATGCTCGACGAATTCTTCCAAGCGGTCGGCGCTCGGCAGCACTGTAAGTGGCTGCACTGGAACATGCGAGACGCAAACTACGGATTTGAAGCACTCGAGAACCGGCTCAGGGCCCTTGGGGGGCAGTCGTCCGCCCGCGTGCCTGAAGAGCGACGTATGGACCTGTCCCGACTACTGGTAGCGATTTATGGCGTTGGTTACACCTCGCATCCGCGAATCGAAAACCTGATGCAGCAGAATTCGATAACGGCGATGGATTTTTTGACTGGAAAGCAGGAAGCCAACGCGTTTGAAAATAAGCAGTTTTTGAAACTCCACCAGTCCACTTTGCGCAAGGTTGATATTTTTGCGAACTTCGCCGAACGAGCTAACGCCGGGCGCCTTAGAACTCAATCGAGTTGGTGGGAAATCAACGGCCGGTCCGTGAAAGCGTTGGGCGAACTTTTGCGGGAGCACTGGCTCATAGGCTCGATAGTTGTAGTTGTCGGGCTGGTAACCACAGTCGCCCGGGCCTGGCCAACACTGGCCGCCGTTATCAAGTAGTAGGAAAAATCCAAGGCAGCCATCGACGCCTGTAAGAGCAAATCCAAGCTACCACGGGAGTAAAATTTCAAAGAAACCCAACGGGCATAAGGCTTCTAACCTAACTTGCCCCGTCAAACTCAAATTTTGGCGAAGTCTATGTTAATAACCGGTAAATCCACTATATCGATGCGTTAGGAAAAACAACATTTTGCAATGAAATCAGTGGGTT
This is a stretch of genomic DNA from Duganella zoogloeoides. It encodes these proteins:
- a CDS encoding Lrp/AsnC family transcriptional regulator, producing the protein MDDIDRRILTALQLDAGQTNSELAQAVHVSPPTCLRRVKHLTDTGVITRRVALVDPSKIGPSLTVIVEISLDVQAAERMAEFEALVATEPAVLQCYRVAPGPDFVLIVQVGDMPAYHALAHRLFAAHANVRNVKAYFSTFRSKFETRVAL
- the glmS gene encoding glutamine--fructose-6-phosphate transaminase (isomerizing) — encoded protein: MCGIVGAVAQRNITPILIEGLKRLEYRGYDSCGVALHVDGQLQRSRSTSRVADLEQQIEHTHLHGFTGIAHTRWATHGAPATHNAHPHFSPSADVARIALVHNGIIENHDELRAELTALGYVFQSQTDTEVIAHLVDHLYNGDLFETVQQAVKRLTGAYAIAVFAREEPHRVVAARQGSPLIVGLGQGENFVASDAMALAGTTDQIIYLEEGDVVDLQLGRTWIVDVNGKPVQRDVKTVHAHTGAADLGPYRHYMQKEIFEQPRVIGDTLEGVMAVMPELFGDGAHAVFKQIDRVLILACGTSYYSGLTAKYWIESVAKIPVNVEIASEYRYRDSVPHPNTLVVTISQSGETADTLAALKHARSLGMEHTLTICNVATSAMVRECKLAYITRAGVEVGVASTKAFTTQLAGLFLLTLTLAQVNGRLSDEQEAQHLKAMRHLPVAIASVLALEPLIMAWAEDFARKENALFLGRGMHYPIALEGALKLKEISYIHAEAYPAGELKHGPLALVTEEMPVVTVAPNDALIEKLKSNMQEVRARGGQLYVFADVDSRITPGEGVHVIRLPEHYGLLSPILHVVSLQLLAYHTALARGTDVDKPRNLAKSVTVE
- a CDS encoding IS256 family transposase; the encoded protein is MTDTTIALSELAEKGADADFIRQTLQHALQRLMEMDVEALCQAAYGERSDERINSRNGYRDRGYETRAGKVDLKIPKLRTGSYFPGFLEPRRTAEKALTAVIQEAYIQGISTRSVDDLVKAMGMTGVSKSQVSRLCEEIDERVQTFLNRPIEGDWPYLWIDATYVKSRQAGRVVSVAVIIAVAVNTDGVREILGVATGPSEAEPFWTDFLRGLTRRGLRGVKLVISDAHEGLKAAASKVLKTSWQRCRVHFIRNALAHAGKGQRQAVLAMINTIFVQDTAEAASVQWRSVADQLRPKFPRLAAMMDDAEHEVLTFMTFPKAHRTQIHSTNPLERLNAEVKRRTNVIGIFPNDGAIIRLVGAMMLEQNDEWSLQRRYMQLEGLQSLSDNQPARLSAVIN
- a CDS encoding helix-turn-helix domain-containing protein, giving the protein MEPARAFGRALRKRRLDASMSQEKLALDAGLERVFISWLETGNKQPTFGTILKLASALGCSASDLVREAEAVLLFPDQEAPD
- a CDS encoding XRE family transcriptional regulator, with amino-acid sequence MLNLEKIKSAMQHLGLTQMALAKDCSVSKEAVSNWLAGESIPRPNKLKALAAALQLEIENLIVTDSASEPVVAYRMRRNRMPTGAALEAAQDQAHHLKQLVPFIRRETVFAPPVLESPRLDDEYIREAARQVRAKNGIGLTAPVSRNELLNLLHDFGALLVPVFWGKERDGHENALSVYLPDSKTSWVVFNLNAKNDDFNYWLAHELGHCYTLHTLQGDDGEEFAERFAQELLFPIEAAAEAMTLINSAPVKRDQANWFAGKYEVSVITVLKQVDRVAEQAGLPPTGIQTKSFWASWNTTRHLVPSVAHELFGHENITVSDYVTTCEQKFRTPVFEAIASWQQQEGGRSPAFIVGALNIDLGLAFELSHQLSAAAD
- a CDS encoding helix-turn-helix transcriptional regulator, with product MSLPSFDQGDVTKETLRKRLGDRVRLERRRKKLTQKDFADACGVALRTYKRFEAGECDSLDAFLAIVIHFERLVALELLFPPKDLVELKPRTPGAALEQFRRRVER